Proteins encoded in a region of the Gammaproteobacteria bacterium genome:
- a CDS encoding GNAT family N-acetyltransferase: protein MTVNKDVSIRPMSLLDQASMEQLFADKRIYTNFGQGPLSVDEVRASVRRNVEKWKIGLLGAHVICYREKVVGKLILFPNANQEHELGYVVHPDYWGKGVGSEAARLGIKYLADNNITKIVVAYSRKSNFPSIAILNALGFERIGEEEVDGDVVLQKFILVIAK, encoded by the coding sequence ATGACTGTCAATAAAGATGTTTCGATTCGGCCTATGTCATTGTTGGATCAAGCATCCATGGAGCAGCTGTTTGCTGATAAGAGGATCTACACGAATTTTGGCCAAGGACCCCTGTCAGTTGATGAGGTCAGGGCAAGCGTGCGAAGAAACGTAGAGAAATGGAAGATCGGGCTCTTGGGTGCTCATGTCATATGTTATCGGGAAAAAGTAGTTGGGAAGCTGATTTTATTTCCAAATGCCAATCAGGAGCATGAGTTGGGGTATGTTGTACATCCTGATTATTGGGGCAAGGGCGTTGGTAGTGAAGCCGCACGACTCGGGATAAAATATCTCGCCGACAATAATATAACCAAAATTGTTGTGGCGTATTCCAGGAAGTCAAATTTTCCATCTATTGCGATATTGAATGCTTTAGGTTTTGAAAGGATTGGCGAGGAAGAAGTAGACGGGGATGTCGTTCTACAAAAATTCATATTGGTTATTGCCAAATGA